From the Helicobacter sp. MIT 05-5293 genome, one window contains:
- the dnaE gene encoding DNA polymerase III subunit alpha, with translation MSFTHLHLHTEYSLLDGANKIKLLASRIRELGMQSVAITDHGNMFGALDFYVTMKEEGLNPIIGIEAYLHNCDDLNDKSTKQRFHLCLYAKNETGYKNLMYLSSQAYINGFYYYPRINKKLLRERREGLVCSSACLQGEVNWQLNTNNPRNIAFGAKGYEVAKEVAMEYRDIFGEDFYLEIMRHGIADQLFIDEQILRLGKELGIKVIATNDTHYTFQKDASAQEVAMCVAMGKTLNSKDRLKHSVKEFYVKSPEQMQKLFVDIPEVLENTQEIAQKCQLNLALKNIEIKNKHTGEVILKNSPATPPTFKNTKLYAKDENLPQILNIELDAIDDSVYFTYKCTEGLKKRLENIPPERHSLYQQRLKREIDVIISMKFPGYMLIVWDFVNFAKKEGIPVGPGRGSAAGSLVAYALNITDIDPLKYDLLFERFLNPERVSMPDIDMDFCQRRRGEMIEYVANTYGKYNVAQVITFGSLLAKGVIRDVARVLDMPYNEADAFAKLIPAELGITLIKHKGKDGKEKDGAWEKEPRIQELVEKSPLAKQVWDYAVLLEGLKRNAGTHAAAIVIDSQEELWNKVPLYTNDKMQGVATQYSMGWLEPVDLIKFDFLGLKTLTVIDDAIKLIKRRYGVEINFSIMDMEDSKVYETIQSGDTLGLFQIESSGMQSLSKKLKPTTFEDIIAMLALYRPGPMESGMLDDFINRKHGIESIVYPFDILESILKPTYGVIVYQEQVMQIVQTIGGFSLGGADLVRRAMGKKKLDEMIRLKKEFADGAQKQGYDRSKAEDLWELIVKFAGYGFNKSHSAAYAMVTYQTAYLKTYYKYEFMAAMLTSETSKTESIAKYIEEVKALHIDIVPPHVNISENDFGVGEFNGVKKIIFGLSAIKGMGDLPIENIIEEREKNGAYQNLEDFVARVDFSKLSKRTLEPLIKSGALDNLGYSRKSMLEHIDELCEEGRGKIKAQELINNSLFSSEDVGINVRIQIEDKGEYDIKTLLDYEYECMGIYISGHPLDDFKDEIKKIKGVVKTIELENLQIGSMCMLVGKVLDIKRKISKKSGKPFGNIEFLDYGGKVDFMVFEKHLEILEEVDNSLPIALKCKVEEREDNANFRIMEVLSLQDAAKQNVKPKYKPQNEEESAIIPIDMRPKEIDTCAPLCVVLDPYNLQEGILEKLKVKAEEMKGERELHVRIKSQNYTFVSGVKVSSKIKEALKELEWQE, from the coding sequence ATGAGTTTTACCCATTTGCACTTGCACACCGAGTATTCTCTTCTTGATGGGGCTAATAAAATTAAGCTTCTTGCAAGTCGTATCCGCGAGTTAGGAATGCAATCTGTGGCAATCACTGATCATGGCAATATGTTTGGTGCGCTTGATTTTTATGTAACAATGAAAGAAGAAGGGCTAAATCCTATCATTGGTATTGAGGCTTATTTGCATAATTGTGATGATTTGAATGATAAATCAACCAAACAACGTTTTCACCTCTGTCTTTATGCAAAAAATGAGACAGGCTATAAGAATCTGATGTATCTTTCTTCACAAGCTTATATCAATGGCTTTTACTATTATCCGCGTATTAATAAAAAGCTTTTGCGTGAGCGAAGAGAGGGCTTAGTATGTTCGTCGGCGTGTTTGCAAGGAGAGGTTAATTGGCAACTCAATACGAACAATCCTCGCAATATTGCATTTGGGGCGAAAGGCTATGAAGTCGCTAAAGAAGTCGCAATGGAATATCGAGATATTTTTGGAGAGGATTTTTATCTTGAGATTATGCGACATGGCATCGCCGACCAGCTTTTTATTGATGAGCAGATTCTAAGACTTGGCAAAGAGCTTGGAATCAAGGTGATTGCTACCAATGATACACATTATACCTTTCAAAAAGATGCGAGCGCACAAGAAGTCGCAATGTGTGTCGCAATGGGTAAAACACTTAATAGCAAAGATAGGCTAAAACATTCTGTGAAAGAATTTTATGTCAAATCTCCCGAGCAAATGCAAAAACTTTTTGTAGATATTCCTGAAGTGCTTGAAAATACGCAAGAAATCGCACAAAAATGCCAACTTAATCTCGCATTGAAAAATATAGAGATTAAAAACAAGCATACCGGAGAGGTTATTTTAAAAAATTCTCCTGCCACACCCCCGACTTTTAAAAATACCAAGCTTTATGCTAAAGATGAGAATCTCCCACAGATTCTAAATATTGAGCTTGATGCGATTGATGATAGTGTTTATTTTACCTACAAATGCACAGAGGGATTAAAAAAACGGCTAGAAAATATCCCACCAGAGCGACATAGTCTTTACCAGCAACGATTAAAGCGTGAAATTGATGTGATTATCTCAATGAAGTTTCCGGGTTATATGCTGATAGTTTGGGATTTTGTCAATTTTGCTAAAAAAGAGGGTATTCCTGTGGGTCCGGGTCGTGGCTCTGCTGCGGGTAGCTTGGTCGCTTATGCGTTGAATATTACAGATATTGATCCTCTCAAATACGATTTGCTTTTTGAACGATTTTTGAATCCTGAACGCGTGAGTATGCCTGATATTGATATGGATTTTTGCCAACGCAGACGAGGCGAAATGATAGAATATGTCGCAAATACTTATGGTAAATATAATGTCGCGCAAGTGATTACTTTTGGTTCTTTGTTGGCAAAAGGTGTGATTCGTGATGTCGCACGCGTGCTAGATATGCCTTATAATGAAGCCGATGCGTTTGCTAAACTCATTCCAGCCGAGCTTGGCATTACGCTTATAAAGCATAAGGGTAAAGATGGAAAAGAAAAAGATGGTGCATGGGAAAAAGAACCGAGAATCCAAGAATTGGTAGAAAAAAGTCCGCTTGCAAAACAAGTGTGGGATTATGCTGTTTTGCTTGAGGGATTGAAGCGCAATGCAGGAACACACGCCGCAGCAATTGTGATTGATTCTCAAGAAGAGCTTTGGAATAAAGTGCCACTTTATACGAATGATAAGATGCAAGGTGTCGCAACGCAATATTCAATGGGTTGGCTAGAACCTGTAGATTTGATTAAATTTGACTTTTTAGGATTAAAGACGCTTACCGTGATTGATGATGCAATCAAGCTGATTAAGCGAAGATATGGGGTAGAGATTAATTTTAGTATTATGGATATGGAAGATTCTAAAGTGTATGAGACGATTCAAAGTGGCGATACTTTGGGTTTATTCCAAATTGAATCTAGCGGTATGCAAAGTCTTAGTAAAAAGCTTAAGCCCACGACTTTTGAAGATATTATCGCGATGCTTGCCCTCTATCGTCCCGGTCCAATGGAATCAGGTATGCTTGATGACTTTATTAATCGTAAGCATGGTATAGAATCTATCGTCTATCCTTTTGATATATTAGAATCTATCCTTAAGCCTACTTATGGGGTGATTGTTTATCAAGAACAAGTGATGCAAATCGTGCAAACAATCGGTGGATTTTCACTTGGTGGAGCGGATTTGGTGCGCCGTGCTATGGGAAAGAAAAAGCTTGATGAGATGATTCGACTGAAAAAAGAATTTGCCGATGGCGCACAAAAACAAGGATACGACAGAAGCAAAGCAGAGGATTTATGGGAGCTTATTGTCAAGTTTGCAGGTTATGGATTCAATAAATCACACTCCGCTGCTTATGCAATGGTTACTTATCAAACTGCCTATTTGAAGACTTATTACAAATACGAATTTATGGCAGCAATGCTTACAAGTGAGACAAGCAAAACAGAATCAATTGCAAAATATATTGAAGAAGTGAAGGCTCTTCATATTGATATTGTCCCGCCTCATGTTAATATTTCTGAAAACGATTTTGGTGTGGGAGAATTTAATGGCGTAAAGAAAATCATTTTTGGATTGAGTGCGATTAAGGGCATGGGAGATTTACCTATTGAAAACATTATAGAAGAGAGAGAAAAAAATGGGGCGTATCAGAATCTTGAAGATTTTGTCGCGCGCGTAGATTTTAGCAAACTTTCTAAACGAACACTTGAGCCATTAATCAAGTCAGGAGCTTTGGATAATCTCGGCTATTCACGCAAAAGTATGCTTGAGCATATTGATGAATTATGCGAAGAGGGAAGAGGAAAAATTAAAGCTCAAGAGTTGATTAATAATTCCTTATTTAGCAGTGAAGATGTGGGGATAAATGTCCGCATACAGATTGAGGATAAAGGCGAGTATGATATTAAAACATTGTTAGATTATGAATACGAGTGTATGGGGATTTATATATCAGGACACCCACTTGATGATTTTAAAGATGAAATCAAGAAAATCAAAGGCGTTGTGAAAACAATTGAGCTTGAAAATCTCCAAATAGGCTCAATGTGTATGCTTGTAGGGAAGGTTTTGGATATTAAACGCAAGATCAGCAAAAAAAGCGGTAAGCCTTTTGGGAATATCGAATTTTTGGATTATGGCGGAAAAGTAGATTTTATGGTATTTGAAAAACATTTAGAGATTCTAGAAGAGGTGGATAATTCTTTGCCTATCGCACTTAAATGTAAAGTCGAAGAACGTGAGGATAATGCCAATTTTCGCATTATGGAAGTATTATCTTTGCAAGATGCAGCAAAACAAAATGTAAAGCCTAAATACAAACCTCAAAATGAAGAAGAATCCGCGATCATTCCTATTGATATGCGTCCTAAAGAAATTGATACTTGTGCGCCTTTATGTGTGGTGCTTGATCCTTATAATCTACAAGAAGGCATACTTGAAAAACTCAAAGTCAAGGCAGAAGAAATGAAGGGCGAAAGAGAATTGCATGTGAGAATCAAGTCTCAAAATTATACTTTTGTCAGCGGAGTGAAAGTCAGCTCAAAAATCAAAGAAGCCCTCAAAGAACTTGAATGGCAAGAATAA
- a CDS encoding META domain-containing protein → MRMKNLCLVIVGIFAIGCGNAQDLQSQIAHRWMLSSLDNAGKQINVAMSEHTAYVDFDANRGLNGNAGCNGFFGDYTLKNNKLHFVGVGMTRMLCAPESMAVEDTLVQLFADGTSDVLIQSNQLIITRGSIKAIFHR, encoded by the coding sequence ATGCGTATGAAGAATTTGTGTTTGGTTATAGTAGGTATATTTGCCATAGGTTGTGGTAATGCACAAGATTTGCAAAGTCAGATTGCACACAGATGGATGCTTTCTTCACTTGATAATGCAGGGAAACAAATTAATGTGGCGATGTCAGAACATACTGCATATGTGGATTTTGATGCAAATCGAGGATTAAATGGCAATGCTGGGTGCAATGGGTTTTTTGGCGATTACACGCTTAAGAATAATAAGCTTCATTTTGTCGGTGTCGGTATGACAAGAATGCTTTGTGCTCCAGAAAGTATGGCTGTGGAAGATACTTTGGTGCAGCTTTTTGCTGATGGCACAAGTGATGTCTTGATTCAGAGTAATCAGCTTATCATCACACGAGGCTCTATTAAGGCGATTTTTCACCGATAG
- a CDS encoding saccharopine dehydrogenase family protein gives MAVVLQIGAGGVGGVVAHKMAKNREVFSRIVLASRTLGKCKAIADSIRAKGLGEIEVDVVDADNVDALVALINKVRPALVVNVALPYQDLAIMEACLRTKTHYLDTANYEHPDNAHFEYKEQWAYDTRYKEAGIFALLGSGFDPGVTNVFCAYAQKHYFDEIYSIDILDCNAGDHGYAFATNFNPEINLREVSSKARYWVKGDSSLGAAENRTAIHNLVSQTDLNLNPDLQQDTIYRKFEREEKHFSLESNTQDLKVEGYFGGEWRDIAPLALMKEWDYPEVGVKNSYLLYHEELESLIRNIKGLRKIRFFMTFGESYLTHMKCLENVGLLRVDSVQHKGGSIVPIEVLKTLLPDPASLAPRTKGKTNIGCYMRGVKDGKERTIYIYNVCEHEKCFDEVNAQGVSYTTGVPAMIGAKLICEGKWGVGASKNASGADNSDMPKGGEYQGINTGYWIVCCQPKKIEDQCGVDGEKIGKEGWRWSLYRENGNMRDYEACFKDMQVGDNVLCYVSADKDSGGTDKIQAFRAVFSICNKKDEDVYLKFQGAIDVKPQDIPEIIIRLYDSSKGKYSAFTKSPWGETGNNWFNGTFFKTTREQFEAIVKVDKNINKHYRATQGAGVWNMEQNDPDPFMKELNKQGLPFVVLEVESSGEVRVIEDGRK, from the coding sequence ATGGCAGTTGTATTACAGATTGGTGCGGGTGGCGTTGGCGGTGTGGTGGCACACAAAATGGCAAAAAATCGCGAGGTGTTTTCGCGCATTGTCCTTGCTTCGCGCACACTTGGCAAATGCAAGGCGATTGCAGATTCTATCCGTGCTAAGGGCTTGGGCGAGATTGAGGTTGATGTCGTTGATGCGGATAATGTCGATGCGCTCGTTGCGCTGATAAACAAAGTGCGCCCCGCGCTTGTTGTGAATGTCGCGTTGCCTTATCAGGATTTGGCGATTATGGAAGCGTGTTTGCGCACCAAAACGCATTATCTTGACACCGCAAACTATGAACACCCCGATAATGCGCATTTTGAGTATAAAGAGCAGTGGGCGTATGACACGCGCTACAAAGAAGCGGGGATTTTTGCGCTGCTTGGTAGCGGGTTTGACCCGGGTGTTACGAATGTGTTTTGTGCGTATGCGCAGAAACATTATTTTGATGAAATTTATTCTATTGATATTTTGGATTGCAACGCGGGCGACCATGGGTATGCATTTGCGACAAACTTTAACCCAGAGATTAATTTGCGCGAGGTGAGCAGCAAAGCGCGGTATTGGGTGAAGGGCGATTCGTCTTTGGGAGCGGCTGAAAACCGCACGGCAATCCATAATCTTGTCTCCCAAACCGATTTGAATCTAAATCCAGACTTGCAACAAGACACGATTTATCGCAAGTTTGAGCGCGAAGAAAAGCATTTTAGTTTAGAATCCAACACACAGGATTTGAAAGTTGAGGGGTATTTTGGCGGAGAGTGGCGCGACATTGCCCCACTTGCACTGATGAAAGAGTGGGACTACCCCGAAGTAGGGGTGAAAAACAGCTATCTACTCTATCACGAGGAGTTGGAATCTTTGATAAGAAACATCAAAGGTTTGCGCAAGATTCGCTTTTTTATGACCTTTGGCGAGAGCTACCTTACACATATGAAATGCCTTGAAAATGTCGGGCTTTTGCGTGTCGATTCTGTGCAGCACAAGGGCGGGAGCATTGTGCCTATCGAGGTGCTAAAGACGCTATTGCCCGACCCAGCGAGCCTCGCACCGCGCACAAAGGGCAAGACGAATATTGGCTGCTATATGCGCGGGGTGAAGGACGGCAAGGAGCGCACGATTTATATTTATAATGTTTGCGAACACGAGAAATGCTTTGACGAGGTGAATGCGCAGGGGGTGAGCTACACCACAGGCGTGCCGGCGATGATTGGGGCGAAGTTGATTTGCGAGGGCAAGTGGGGCGTTGGGGCAAGCAAGAATGCAAGCGGCGCGGATAATAGCGATATGCCAAAAGGCGGCGAATATCAGGGGATTAATACGGGTTATTGGATTGTATGTTGCCAACCTAAAAAAATTGAAGATCAGTGTGGTGTTGATGGAGAAAAGATAGGGAAAGAAGGTTGGCGGTGGTCGCTATATCGGGAAAATGGAAACATGAGAGACTATGAAGCTTGTTTTAAAGATATGCAAGTAGGAGATAACGTTTTATGTTATGTGTCTGCAGATAAGGATAGTGGAGGAACAGATAAAATTCAGGCTTTTCGTGCAGTATTTTCAATTTGTAACAAGAAAGATGAAGATGTATATTTAAAATTTCAAGGCGCAATAGATGTTAAGCCTCAGGATATACCAGAAATAATCATTCGTTTATACGATAGTAGCAAAGGCAAATATTCAGCCTTTACTAAATCACCTTGGGGAGAGACAGGGAATAATTGGTTTAATGGAACATTTTTCAAAACCACAAGAGAACAATTTGAGGCAATTGTGAAAGTAGATAAAAATATCAATAAACATTATCGTGCAACGCAAGGCGCGGGGGTGTGGAATATGGAGCAAAACGACCCCGACCCCTTTATGAAAGAACTCAATAAACAAGGGTTGCCATTTGTGGTTTTAGAGGTGGAATCGAGCGGGGAAGTTAGGGTGATAGAAGATGGGAGAAAGTAA
- a CDS encoding DUF4156 domain-containing protein, with amino-acid sequence MGESKNFVFIGKRAMKYCIAIFFLALLVGCTSKTHLLPQAKSINITKEKPKDCRLLGQEVGQKIDTWSSMSLLDLRESALNDLKNKSATLGGDTLYILNMEKGWNSFWDSQEYLIEGEIYKCK; translated from the coding sequence ATGGGAGAAAGTAAAAATTTTGTTTTCATTGGCAAGAGAGCTATGAAATACTGCATCGCAATATTTTTTTTAGCCCTATTGGTGGGCTGCACATCAAAAACCCACCTATTGCCTCAAGCTAAAAGCATAAATATAACAAAGGAAAAACCTAAAGATTGTCGTTTGTTGGGTCAAGAAGTTGGGCAAAAAATAGACACTTGGAGTTCTATGAGTCTGCTAGATTTGAGAGAATCTGCTCTCAATGATTTGAAAAACAAGTCCGCGACATTAGGTGGAGATACTTTGTATATATTAAATATGGAAAAAGGTTGGAATTCATTTTGGGATTCGCAGGAATATCTCATAGAGGGTGAAATTTATAAATGCAAGTAA
- a CDS encoding SLATT domain-containing protein — translation MSENEILENIKREVERIKEDSIYSAKGHFESAKYWRYWNYALMITSIASVCASLVFVYNDSNECWSGFIAIISGFITMLLVFLNPQEKYLSHQNSGNKYLALRNKARIFLEIESKNISIEQQIQYLKKLDSRRTNINENSLPIAQAGYKSAKKQIEIDKNAQYQVDKEQK, via the coding sequence ATGAGCGAAAATGAAATTTTAGAAAATATCAAAAGAGAAGTTGAAAGAATCAAAGAAGATTCTATTTATTCAGCTAAGGGACATTTTGAGAGTGCAAAGTATTGGAGATACTGGAATTATGCCTTAATGATAACATCTATTGCTTCTGTTTGTGCGAGTCTAGTTTTTGTGTATAATGATTCAAATGAATGTTGGAGTGGGTTTATTGCTATTATATCAGGATTTATAACAATGTTACTTGTATTTTTAAACCCTCAAGAGAAGTATTTATCTCACCAAAATAGTGGAAACAAATATCTAGCTCTTAGGAATAAGGCTAGAATATTTTTGGAAATAGAATCTAAGAATATAAGCATAGAGCAACAAATTCAATACTTAAAAAAGTTAGATTCTAGGAGAACTAATATTAATGAAAATTCTTTGCCCATTGCTCAAGCAGGATACAAAAGTGCGAAAAAGCAGATTGAAATAGATAAAAACGCACAATATCAAGTAGATAAGGAGCAAAAATGA
- a CDS encoding N-6 DNA methylase, which produces MNNFEQDLIDEGIDKNLILFDENKEYITYIHQNKKRKYTNPEEKVQAMTFLKLILQYNYPVESIKQFEPVKMGSSTKEADIIVFNDIQCQSPYIIVECKKQDISDLEFRNAVEQAFSYATTELASYVWITSGLKDEYYQVPKERPRQRITISDIPQFGSKEIAVYKYVAGGQRGDKKYFDLIVIKQDELTQVFKQAHNALWGGGELNPSTAFDELDKLIFCKIWDEKNTPDGEPYKFQIYTKRNQKEEKDKNQKQSENERINQELAQRIYELYEEGRKKDPEVFKEDIRLSPEKIRAVVGYLEKYNLSETDLDSKGRAFETFMGSFFRGDFGQYFTPREIVKFIVDVLPINNNSFVLDTSCGSGGFLLHALDKVRKQADEKFKTNALKHHNYWHSFAEKNLFGIEINEQIARVAKMNMIIHDDGHTNVIAYDGLAPIEEASIKLEDNEENRDLKERLNKLAIKNQNKDFKPNHFDFIITNPPFGSTIKQTEKAYLHQYNLAYSGDSWLDLKPHRKGKESQSTEILFIEQAYNFLKDKGILAIVIPDGILTNSSLQYVRDNIEELYRILAVVSMPQTAFSHTGAGVKSSVLFLQKYSIEQTQKIKKFKENLQNKIKISQKYEDKMQDLDNLKKKEMKDLNNQYPSKEDKEQESYKEAKNAISIKYRKQITSLQDEMIEIYQQEKTRLFEEQGLDYDIFMAIAEDIGYDATGKPTGNNELDVITKELEKFIKGLV; this is translated from the coding sequence ATGAATAATTTTGAACAAGATTTAATAGATGAAGGTATCGACAAGAATCTGATTTTATTTGATGAAAATAAAGAATACATTACCTATATTCATCAAAATAAAAAACGCAAATATACCAATCCAGAGGAAAAAGTTCAAGCAATGACATTTTTGAAACTTATCTTGCAATACAATTATCCTGTAGAATCTATTAAACAATTTGAACCTGTCAAAATGGGAAGTTCTACTAAAGAGGCAGATATTATTGTTTTTAATGATATTCAATGTCAATCTCCTTATATTATCGTTGAATGCAAAAAACAAGACATTTCAGATTTGGAGTTTAGAAATGCAGTTGAACAAGCTTTTAGTTATGCAACGACAGAGTTAGCTTCTTATGTGTGGATTACTTCTGGGCTAAAAGATGAGTATTATCAAGTCCCAAAAGAGCGTCCAAGACAGAGAATCACCATTTCCGATATTCCACAATTTGGCTCAAAAGAAATTGCAGTGTATAAATATGTAGCAGGTGGGCAAAGAGGAGACAAAAAATATTTTGATTTAATAGTTATCAAGCAAGACGAATTAACGCAGGTTTTTAAACAAGCACATAATGCCCTTTGGGGAGGAGGTGAGTTAAATCCAAGCACTGCATTTGATGAGCTTGATAAACTGATATTTTGCAAGATTTGGGACGAAAAAAATACTCCCGATGGAGAACCTTACAAATTCCAAATTTATACCAAAAGAAATCAAAAAGAGGAAAAAGACAAAAATCAAAAACAATCAGAAAACGAGAGAATAAACCAAGAGTTAGCCCAAAGAATCTATGAACTTTATGAAGAAGGACGTAAGAAAGACCCCGAAGTTTTCAAAGAGGATATTCGCTTAAGTCCTGAAAAGATTCGTGCAGTAGTAGGGTATTTAGAAAAATACAATCTCTCAGAAACAGATTTAGATTCTAAAGGAAGAGCTTTTGAAACCTTTATGGGTTCATTCTTTAGGGGAGATTTTGGGCAATATTTCACACCTAGAGAAATTGTGAAATTTATTGTAGATGTTTTGCCTATTAATAATAATTCCTTTGTGCTTGATACGAGTTGTGGGAGTGGTGGCTTCTTACTCCACGCTTTAGATAAAGTGCGTAAGCAAGCAGATGAAAAGTTTAAAACAAATGCGCTTAAACACCATAATTATTGGCATTCGTTTGCAGAGAAAAATTTATTTGGTATAGAAATCAACGAACAAATCGCAAGAGTAGCCAAAATGAACATGATTATCCACGATGATGGGCATACCAATGTCATTGCTTATGATGGCTTAGCCCCCATTGAAGAGGCAAGCATCAAATTAGAAGATAATGAAGAAAATAGAGATTTAAAAGAGAGACTGAATAAACTTGCAATTAAAAATCAAAATAAAGATTTCAAGCCAAATCATTTTGATTTTATTATTACCAATCCCCCTTTTGGCTCTACTATTAAACAAACAGAAAAGGCTTATTTGCATCAATATAACCTTGCTTATAGTGGAGATTCTTGGCTAGATTTAAAGCCACACAGAAAAGGGAAAGAAAGTCAAAGCACAGAGATACTTTTTATCGAACAAGCCTATAATTTTTTAAAAGACAAAGGGATTCTAGCTATTGTTATCCCTGATGGTATCTTGACGAACTCAAGCTTACAATATGTGCGTGATAATATAGAAGAACTTTACAGAATCCTCGCTGTTGTCTCTATGCCACAAACTGCTTTTTCTCACACAGGAGCAGGGGTTAAGAGTTCTGTTTTGTTTCTACAAAAATACAGCATAGAACAAACACAAAAAATTAAAAAATTTAAAGAAAACTTGCAAAATAAAATCAAAATATCCCAAAAATATGAAGACAAAATGCAGGATTTAGACAACTTAAAGAAAAAAGAAATGAAAGATTTAAATAATCAATATCCCAGCAAAGAAGATAAAGAACAAGAATCCTACAAAGAAGCAAAAAATGCTATTAGCATAAAATATAGAAAGCAAATTACCTCTTTGCAAGATGAGATGATAGAGATTTATCAACAAGAAAAGACAAGGCTTTTTGAGGAGCAGGGACTAGATTATGATATTTTTATGGCAATTGCTGAAGATATTGGCTATGACGCGACAGGCAAACCTACAGGAAACAATGAACTAGATGTTATCACCAAAGAATTAGAGAAATTCATCAAAGGCTTAGTATGA
- a CDS encoding restriction endonuclease subunit S, translated as MSEMFIRKWSELSGERFDAEYYKTTNMAITTYPLKSFVSIRSGKRIPKGETYSNTITPYKYLRVEDLDSESLDIDIDNLKSIDEHIFKLLSRYEIHNDEIALSIAGTIGKIFLFKNSTNNQVILTENCVKLQAMNRVLPKFLSIILKTSFLQNQMKRQYIQTTIPKLAIERIKELQIPQIPNKQIQQQIIDIMDNAYKVKKDKEQQAQELLDSIDEYLLGELGITMPQKANNTLDSRIFTQKISALSGSRFDPSYHQKYYQDLEKALQKGKYPLERLKDITNFIASGATPKSKGEDYEENGKYYFLRLVNFTQNLEVDLENVIFVKEHIYNIDLSRVRVKRGDILFGIAGSIGKIAQYNYDLPAVINQAIAILRFKKNVFNDFILCILSSNITKNQTSRLQRPVAQLNINIQELESLKIPLPPLLIQEQIADEITHRRDKAKKLQQEAKEILESAKKEVEKMILGG; from the coding sequence ATGAGTGAAATGTTTATCAGAAAATGGAGTGAATTAAGCGGTGAGAGATTTGATGCAGAATATTATAAAACTACCAACATGGCAATAACGACCTACCCTCTAAAAAGCTTTGTTTCTATTCGAAGTGGTAAGAGAATTCCAAAGGGTGAAACCTATTCTAACACTATAACGCCATATAAATATTTACGTGTTGAAGATTTAGATTCTGAAAGTTTAGATATTGATATAGATAATTTAAAATCAATAGATGAGCATATTTTTAAGCTTCTTTCTCGCTATGAAATTCATAATGATGAGATAGCCTTGTCCATTGCGGGAACAATAGGAAAAATATTCTTATTTAAAAACTCCACAAATAATCAAGTTATTTTAACAGAAAATTGTGTAAAGCTACAGGCTATGAATCGCGTATTGCCAAAGTTTTTGAGCATTATTTTGAAAACTTCGTTCCTACAAAACCAAATGAAAAGACAATATATTCAAACGACAATTCCAAAATTGGCTATTGAGAGAATCAAAGAATTGCAAATTCCACAGATTCCCAATAAACAAATCCAGCAACAAATTATTGACATTATGGATAATGCCTATAAAGTTAAAAAAGATAAAGAACAACAAGCCCAAGAACTTTTAGATTCTATTGATGAATATTTATTGGGTGAATTAGGCATTACTATGCCACAAAAAGCAAATAATACTTTAGATTCTAGAATCTTCACGCAAAAAATAAGTGCTTTAAGTGGTTCTCGCTTCGACCCAAGCTATCATCAAAAATATTACCAAGACCTAGAAAAAGCCCTGCAAAAGGGCAAGTATCCTTTGGAGAGACTTAAGGATATTACAAATTTTATTGCTTCTGGCGCTACTCCAAAATCTAAAGGGGAAGACTATGAAGAAAATGGCAAATATTATTTTTTAAGATTGGTGAATTTTACCCAAAATCTTGAAGTTGATTTAGAGAATGTAATCTTTGTAAAAGAGCATATTTATAATATTGATTTATCAAGAGTAAGAGTAAAAAGGGGAGATATTTTATTTGGGATAGCTGGTAGTATAGGAAAGATAGCCCAGTATAACTATGATTTGCCAGCAGTGATTAATCAAGCTATTGCAATTTTAAGATTTAAGAAAAATGTTTTTAATGATTTTATTCTATGTATTTTGTCATCTAATATAACAAAGAATCAAACTTCAAGATTGCAAAGACCTGTTGCGCAGCTCAATATCAATATTCAAGAATTAGAATCTCTAAAAATCCCCCTCCCACCCTTACTAATTCAAGAGCAAATCGCCGATGAAATCACGCATCGTAGAGACAAGGCAAAGAAGTTGCAGCAAGAGGCAAAAGAGATTCTAGAATCTGCTAAAAAAGAAGTAGAAAAAATGATATTAGGAGGATAA